One window from the genome of Cucumis melo cultivar AY chromosome 10, USDA_Cmelo_AY_1.0, whole genome shotgun sequence encodes:
- the LOC103488808 gene encoding transcription termination factor MTERF8, chloroplastic-like yields MSRLSSSFLLHFIQNRFLNTISTSTLPLPSVSTIQFLTNSCGLSSGSPTSAGRKLQFDEKNTQQYGAVIDFLKSHGFENSQIANLVSRRPSILQSKVSTNLKPRFEFLQEIGLVGTLLLKCILSTPWVLGSSLDSQLKPSFIFLKEILESDEQVTAAICRYPSLLICDLKVNLKPQLDVLASEGVPSRNIAKMIEMNPRSIMQKVDRMTLAVKTVKELGIEPKARMFVYAVLIRLSMSDSTWKKKINVMKSLGWSEKEIFIAFKRHPNYLGCSEKKIRDVADFCFNTAKLDPGTLVSYPKLFRLSLEKRLPLRYKVLEVLKVKNLLKNKKIAGLFLQGEKTFVEKYVVKHLDEIPNLMDIYRGNVEAKTKSVL; encoded by the coding sequence ATGTCCAGACTTTCctcctcttttcttttacatttcaTCCAAAATCGTTTTCTGAACACCATTTCTACTTCTACATTGCCATTGCCCTCTGTTTCTACCATCCAATTCCTCACAAATTCATGTGGCCTTTCTTCAGGGTCTCCTACTTCCGCCGGTCGAAAGCTCCAGTTCGATGAAAAAAACACCCAGCAGTACGGAGCCGTTATCGATTTCTTGAAATCACATGGATTCGAGAATTCACAGATCGCCAATTTGGTCTCGAGGCGACCTTCGATCCTTCAATCCAAAGTATCCACCAATCTGAAGCCTAGATTTGAGTTCCTCCAGGAAATCGGGTTGGTCGGTACTTTACTTCTTAAGTGTATTCTGTCAACCCCATGGGTTCTTGGGAGCAGCTTAGATTCTCAGTTGAAACCATCATTTATTTTCCTGAAGGAAATTCTTGAGTCGGATGAACAAGTAACTGCTGCTATTTGTCGTTATCCAAGCCTTCTAATTTGTGATTTGAAGGTTAATTTGAAACCTCAGCTTGACGTTCTGGCCAGTGAAGGAGTACCTTCTAGGAATATAGCGAAAATGATTGAAATGAACCCTAGAAGTATTATGCAAAAGGTTGATAGAATGACTCTAGCAGTGAAAACGGTTAAAGAATTAGGCATTGAACCAAAGGCTCGCATGTTTGTTTATGCAGTTTTAATAAGGCTTTCAATGAGTGATTCAACttggaagaagaaaataaatgttATGAAGAGTTTAGGATGGTCTGAGAAGGAGATTTTTATAGCATTTAAGAGACATCCAAATTATTTAGGTTGTTCAGAGAAGAAAATAAGGGATGTTGCAGATTTCTGTTTCAACACGGCAAAGTTGGATCCAGGAACTCTAGTTTCTTACCCTAAGTTATTCAGGTTGTCATTGGAAAAGCGGCTCCCACTGAGGTACAAAGTTCTTGAGGTTTTGAAGGTGAAAAATCTTCTTAAGAACAAAAAGATTGCTGGGTTGTTTTTACAAGGGGAGAAAACTTTTGTGGAGAAATATGTTGTTAAGCATTTGGATGAAATCCCAAATCTGATGGACATATACCGGGGCAATGTCGAAGCCAAAACCAAATCTGTTCTATAG
- the LOC103488809 gene encoding pentatricopeptide repeat-containing protein At1g11290, chloroplastic, whose translation MRSSSVPPIAIVKAHNRTPLKSSSITIPSSPLPFHTLSERTHIPSHVYKHPAAVLLELCTSMKELHQIIPLVIKNGLYNEHLFQTKLVSLFSKYGSINEAARVFEPIDDKLDALYHTMLKGYAKNSSLETALAFLCRMRYDDVKPVVYNFTYLLKVCGDNADLKRGKEIHGQLITNSFGANVFAMTGVVNMYAKCRQIDDAYKMFDRMPERDLVSWNTIIAGFSQNGFAKKALELVLRMQDEGQRPDSITLVTVLPAAADVGSLMVGKSIHGYAIRAGFAKLVNISTALADMYSKCGSVETARLIFDGMDQKTVVSWNSMMDGYVQNGEPEKAIAVFEKMLEEGIDPTSVTIMEALHACADLGDLERGKFVHKFVDQLNLGSDISVMNSLISMYSKCKRADIASDIFNNLNGRTHVSWNAMILGYAQNGRVSEALNCFSEMKSLGMKPDSFTMVSVILALADLSITRHAKWIHGLVIRSCLDKNIFVTTALVDMYAKCGAIHMARKLFDMINDRHVITWNAMIDGYGTHGLGRAALDLFDKMKKGTVEPNDITYLSVISACSHSGLVDEGLHHFKSMKQDYGLEPSMDHYGTMVDLLGRAGRIKEAWDFIENMPISPGITVYGAMLGACKIHKNVEFGEKAANKLFELNPDEGGYHVLLANIYASTSKWSKVAEVRKTMEKKGLKKTPGCSLVELRNEVHSFYSGSTTHPQSKRIYAFLEELGYEIKAAGYVPDTNSILDVEDDVQEQLLNSHSEKLAIAFGLLNTSPGTTIHVRKNLRVCGDCHNATKYISLVTGREIIVRDMQRFHHFKNGICSCGDYW comes from the coding sequence atgagGTCGTCCTCTGTTCCACCCATCGCCATTGTCAAAGCTCACAATCGAACCCCATTGAAATCAAGCTCCATTACTATTCCCTCATCTCCTCTTCCATTTCACACTCTTTCAGAACGAACCCATATCCCCTCTCATGTCTACAAGCACCCAGCCGCTGTTCTTCTCGAGCTCTGCACTTCCATGAAAGAGCTCCACCAAATCATCCCTCTGGTCATAAAAAATGGCCTCTACAACGAACACCTTTTTCAAACCAAGCTCGTCAGCTTATTCTCGAAGTATGGCAGCATCAACGAGGCTGCTCGTGTTTTCGAGCCGATAGATGACAAACTTGACGCTCTTTACCACACGATGTTAAAAGGGTATGCGAAGAACTCGTCGTTGGAGACTGCTCTGGCTTTTCTTTGTCGAATGAGGTACGATGATGTCAAGCCTGTTGTGTATAATTTTACTTATTTGTTGAAGGTTTGTGGCGATAACGCGGATTTAAAGAGGGGAAAGGAGATTCATGGGCAGCTGATTACGAATTCGTTTGGAGCTAATGTGTTTGCAATGACCGGCGTTGTGAATATGTACGCTAAGTGCAGGCAGATTGATGATGCGTACAAGATGTTTGACAGAATGCCCGAGAGAGATTTGGTGTCTTGGAATACGATTATAGCTGGTTTTTCTCAAAATGGGTTTGCCAAAAAGGCACTTGAGTTGGTTTTGAGAATGCAAGATGAAGGCCAAAGGCCTGATTCGATTACGTTGGTTACTGTTTTGCCTGCAGCTGCTGATGTTGGATCGTTAATGGTGGGGAAATCCATTCACGGATATGCCATTAGAGCTGGCTTTGCAAAGCTTGTTAATATTTCAACTGCTTTGGCTGATATGTACTCAAAGTGTGGGTCAGTGGAGACAGCTAGATTGATTTTTGATGGAATGGATCAAAAAACTGTTGTGTCATGGAATTCCATGATGGATGGATATGTCCAAAATGGTGAACCAGAGAAGGCTATTGCAGTTTTTGAGAAGATGTTGGAAGAAGGGATAGACCCAACCAGTGTAACCATTATGGAAGCTTTGCATGCCTGTGCTGATTTGGGTGATCTTGAGAGGGGGAAGTTTGTTCATAAGTTTGTGGATCAGTTAAATCTTGGTTCTGACATCTCTGTTATGAACTCATTGATTTCTATGTATTCCAAGTGTAAGAGAGCTGACATAGCTTCTGACATTTTCAACAACTTAAATGGAAGAACACATGTCTCATGGAATGCCATGATATTGGGTTATGCTCAAAATGGAAGAGTGAGTGAGGCTTTGAATTGTTTTTCTGAAATGAAATCTCTAGGTATGAAACCGGATTCATTCACAATGGTAAGTGTGATACTTGCTCTTGCAGATTTATCAATTACTCGCCATGCAAAATGGATTCACGGACTAGTTATTAGATCTTGTTTGgacaaaaatatttttgtgACAACCGCTCTTGTGGACATGTATGCAAAATGTGGAGCAATTCATATGGCAAGGAAGCTTTTTGACATGATCAATGACCGACATGTAATAACATGGAATGCGATGATAGATGGGTATGGAACACATGGACTTGGAAGAGCGGCTCTAGATCTCTTCGATAAAATGAAAAAGGGAACAGTTGAGCCAAATGATATTACATATTTATCTGTCATCTCTGCTTGCAGTCACTCAGGTCTAGTGGACGAAGGACTTCACCATTTCAAGAGCATGAAACAAGACTATGGATTAGAACCTTCAATGGATCACTATGGCACTATGGTTGATCTTCTTGGTCGAGCTGGCAGGATCAAAGAAGCTTGGGATTTTATAGAAAACATGCCTATTAGTCCAGGAATTACTGTGTATGGTGCCATGTTGGGTGCTTGTAAAATTCACAAAAATGTTGAATTTGGAGAGAAAGCAGCTAACAAATTGTTTGAGTTGAACCCCGATGAAGGTGGCTACCATGTCTTGCTTGCAAACATTTATGCATCTACTTCAAAATGGAGTAAGGTAGCCGAAGTAAGAAAAACAATGGAGAAGAAAGGCCTTAAGAAAACTCCTGGCTGTAGCTTGGTGGAATTGAGAAATGAAGTTCATTCCTTCTATTCAGGGAGCACAACTCATCCACAATCTAAGAGAATATATGCCTTTCTTGAAGAACTTGGCTATGAAATCAAGGCAGCAGGCTATGTGCCCGACACTAACTCCATTCTCGACGTAGAGGACGATGTGCAAGAGCAACTTCTCAATAGTCATAGTGAGAAGCTCGCCATTGCTTTTGGTCTTTTAAATACTAGTCCCGGTACTACAATACATGTCCGAAAGAACCTACGAGTTTGTGGTGATTGTCACAATGCAACCAAATATATCTCACTCGTGACCGGAAGAGAGATCATAGTAAGAGATATGCAAAGATTTCATCATTTCAAAAATGGAATTTGTTCTTGTGGAGATTATTGGTGA
- the LOC107990789 gene encoding transcription termination factor MTERF5, chloroplastic-like: MSRLSSSFLLHFIQNRFLNTIYTSTLPFSSVSTIQFLKNSCGLSSESPYSAARKLQFDEESIQKYEATIGFLKSHGFDNSQIAKLVSKHPSILQSKVSTNLKPKFEFLQEIGLVGPLLPKLIASNPYILLRSLDSHLKPSFFFLKEILESDVQVTAAICRSARLLTFDFKGILKPNVDVLVSEGMPSRNIAKMIALQPIAIMQRVDRMIQAVKTVKELGVEPKARMFVYAVLIRLSLSDSNWTNKINVLKSLGWSEKEIFAAFKKDPNYLGCSEKKMRDVADFCFNTAKLDPGTVISYPVFFKSSVDKRLRPRYKVLEVLKVKNLLKNKKIAGVLLQGEKTFVEKYVVKHLDEIPNLMDIYRGNVEAETKSVP; this comes from the coding sequence ATGTCCAGACTTTCctcctcttttcttttacatttcaTCCAAAATCGTTTTCTGAACACCATTTATACTTCTACGTTGCCTTTCTCCTCTGTTTCTACCATCCAATTCCTCAAAAATTCATGTGGCCTCTCTTCAGAATCTCCTTATTCCGCCGCTCGAAAACTCCAATTCGATGAAGAAAGCATCCAGAAGTACGAAGCCACTATCGGTTTCTTGAAATCACATGGATTCGATAATTCACAGATCGCCAAGTTGGTCTCGAAGCACCCTTCGATTCTTCAATCCAAAGTATCCACCAATCTGAAGCCTAAATTTGAGTTCCTCCAGGAAATCGGATTAGTCGGTCCTTTACTTCCTAAGCTGATTGCATCAAACCCTTACATTCTTCTCAGGAGCTTGGATTCTCATTTGAAaccatcattttttttcttgaaggaAATTCTTGAATCGGATGTACAAGTAACTGCTGCTATTTGTCGTTCTGCAAGGCTTCTAACTTTTGATTTTAAGGGTATTTTAAAACCTAACGTTGATGTTTTGGTCAGTGAAGGAATGCCTTCTAGGAATATAGCCAAAATGATTGCATTGCAGCCTATAGCTATTATGCAAAGGGTTGATAGAATGATTCAAGCAGTGAAAACGGTTAAAGAATTAGGCGTTGAACCAAAGGCTCGCATGTTTGTTTATGCAGTTCTAATAAGGCTTTCATTGAGTGATTCGAATTGGACGAATAAGATAAATGTTTTGAAGAGTTTAGGATGGTCTGAGAAGGAGATTTTTGCAGCATTTAAGAAAGATCCAAATTATTTAGGTTGTTCAGAGAAGAAAATGAGGGATGTTGCAGATTTCTGTTTCAACACTGCAAAGTTGGATCCAGGAACCGTAATTTCTTACCCTGTGTTCTTCAAGTCATCAGTCGACAAGCGGCTCCGACCGAGGTACAAAGTTCTTGAGGTTTTGAAGGTGAAAAATCTTCTTAAGAACAAAAAGATTGCTGGGGTGCTTTTACAAGGGGAGAAAACTTTTGTGGAGAAATATGTTGTTAAGCATTTAGATGAAATCCCAAATCTGATGGACATATACCGGGGCAATGTCGAAGCGGAAACCAAATCTGTTCCATAG
- the LOC103488811 gene encoding uncharacterized protein LOC103488811, translated as MSKISSSFLLHFFHNRFLNTVSTSTLPLPSVSTIQFLTNSCGLSSGSPTSAGRKLQFDEKHIQQYGAVIDFLKSHGFENTQIANLVSKRPSILQSKVSTNLKPRFEFFQEIGFIGPLLPKLILSTPWVLGSSLDSQLKPSFFFLKDILESDEQVTAAICRFPSLLVSDLKGNLKSNIDVLASEGVPSRNIAKMIEMDPRTVMQKVDRMIQVVKKVKELGIEPKTRKFVHAIRIRGSLSDSTWKKKINVMKSLGWSENEILTAFKKDPNYLSCSEEKLRDVTDFCLNTAKLDPETVISYPTLFMSALDKRLRPRFKILEALKVKSLLKNNIKIPRALVRGEREFVERYVVKHLDKIPNLMDIYRGNVATETKSVL; from the coding sequence ATGTCCAAAATTTCCTCCTCTTTTCTTCTACATTTCTTCCATAATCGTTTTCTCAACACCGTTTCTACTTCTACATTGCCTTTGCCCTCTGTCTCTACCATCCAATTCCTCACAAATTCATGCGGCCTTTCTTCGGGATCTCCTACTTCCGCCGGTCGAAAGCTCCAGTTCGATGAAAAACACATCCAGCAGTACGGAGCCGTTATCGATTTCTTGAAATCACATGGATTCGAGAATACACAGATCGCCAATTTGGTCTCGAAGCGACCTTCGATCCTTCAATCCAAAGTATCCACCAATCTGAAGCCTAGATTTGAGTTCTTCCAGGAAATCGGGTTCATCGGTCCTTTACTTCCTAAGTTAATTCTATCAACCCCATGGGTTCTTGGCAGCAGCTTAGATTCTCAGTTGAAaccatcattttttttcctaaaggaCATTCTTGAATCGGATGAACAAGTAACTGCTGCTATTTGTCGTTTTCCCAGCCTTCTAGTTAGTGATTTGAAGGGTAATTTGAAATCTAACATTGATGTTTTGGCCAGTGAAGGAGTACCTTCTAGAAACATAGCGAAAATGATCGAAATGGACCCTAGAACTGTTATGCAAAAGGTTGATAGAATGATTCAAGTTGTGAAAAAGGTTAAAGAATTGGGCATTGAACCAAAGACTCGTAAGTTTGTTCATGCGATTAGAATAAGGGGTTCATTGAGTGATTCAACttggaagaagaaaataaatgttATGAAGAGTTTAGGATGGTCTGAGAATGAGATTTTGACAGCATTTAAGAAAGATCCAAATTATTTAAGTTGTTCAGAGGAGAAACTGAGGGATGTTACAGATTTCTGTCTCAACACTGCGAAGTTGGATCCAGAAACTGTAATTTCTTACCCTACGTTATTCATGAGTGCACTGGACAAGCGGCTCCGACCGAGGTTCAAAATTCTTGAGGCTTTGAAGGTGAAAAGTCTTCTTAAGAACAACATTAAGATCCCTCGGGCGCTTGTACGAGGGGAGAGAGAATTTGTGGAGAGATATGTAGTTAAACATTTGGATAAAATCCCAAATCTGATGGACATATACCGGGGGAATGTCGCAACCGAGACCAAATCTGTTCTATAG